One window from the genome of Candidatus Zixiibacteriota bacterium encodes:
- a CDS encoding SBBP repeat-containing protein encodes MRDCISLIIAAILVAAAAAPANCRPSTPTFTENRGQWPDSILFRAEDGPTALWFTTGGVYYQFTRVLGDRHAAGRSALSTDQVARKPEAAELLTVKAALAGANRAATATGVNPTASRCHFFLGDDPSRWRTEVANFAEIRLTEVYPGIDLVYRGIAADPGSPGGAVEYDFRIAAGADYTQIRVRYEGAEGLAIDPEGGLVIKTAWGDLRESRPVAHQEAHGVRWSVEAAFVITGPREFSFRLGAGYDPSQPAVIDPVLVYGTFLGGTDREQGNGVAVDNAGAIYVAGTTYSADFPTAAPYDGTLGGDADLFVTKLAADGSDLVYSTYLGGSGADYGFDLAVTGEGSAAVTGQTYSTDFPTVSAWQTDPDVPDGASADAVIAKLAPAGNSLTFSTYAGGTNAEYAWGIALGADGAAYVTGYTLSDDLPTINAIQTFQGGADAFVVKIPSAGGPALYSTYLGGEGEDWGRGIAADAAGAAYVTGHTRSTAFPTQSPFQGDQPGHDAFAVKIAAAGGSLVYATYLGGSAYDAGMGIAVDGAGFASITGRTYSNNFPTQNAYQANQDTLDAFVVKLTAGGNGLVYGTYLGGNGLDEGWDIALGSDGGAYITGNTYSTNFPQSYAYQGDQGTADAFVTRLSPNGRSALWSTYLGGQMIDLGTDIARDSGGGVYVAGYTYSDDFPTESAYQAARTGIDLFVAKFDAACCTGIRGNAEGDSNDNITVADITFLIAAVFRGGPLPECFEEGDVSGDGELKVGDITYLIAYVFRGGPAPAACP; translated from the coding sequence ATGCGGGATTGTATCTCTCTCATCATTGCAGCTATCCTTGTGGCGGCCGCCGCCGCGCCGGCGAACTGCCGCCCGTCAACGCCGACATTCACGGAGAATCGCGGACAGTGGCCCGACAGCATCCTCTTTCGGGCCGAGGACGGACCGACCGCTCTGTGGTTCACGACGGGCGGGGTGTACTACCAGTTTACGCGGGTTCTCGGCGACCGCCACGCGGCGGGCCGCTCGGCTCTCTCGACCGACCAGGTCGCCCGCAAACCGGAGGCGGCGGAACTGCTGACGGTCAAAGCGGCGCTGGCCGGAGCGAACCGTGCGGCGACGGCGACGGGAGTGAATCCGACCGCCTCCCGGTGCCATTTCTTCCTCGGCGATGACCCTTCGCGCTGGCGGACCGAGGTCGCGAATTTTGCGGAGATACGGCTGACCGAAGTGTACCCTGGGATCGACCTGGTGTACCGGGGGATTGCGGCTGATCCGGGGTCGCCGGGGGGAGCGGTCGAGTATGATTTCCGGATCGCGGCGGGTGCGGATTATACGCAGATCCGGGTGCGCTACGAGGGGGCCGAGGGGCTGGCGATCGACCCGGAGGGCGGGCTAGTGATCAAGACCGCCTGGGGAGATCTCCGCGAGTCGCGGCCGGTCGCGCACCAGGAGGCGCACGGGGTGCGGTGGTCGGTGGAGGCGGCATTCGTCATCACCGGCCCGCGGGAATTCAGCTTCCGTCTGGGGGCAGGGTACGACCCCTCACAGCCGGCGGTCATCGACCCGGTGCTCGTGTACGGGACGTTTCTCGGCGGAACGGACCGGGAGCAGGGCAACGGCGTGGCCGTGGACAACGCGGGGGCGATCTATGTGGCCGGGACAACGTACTCGGCGGATTTTCCGACCGCGGCGCCATACGACGGAACGCTGGGCGGGGACGCCGATCTGTTTGTAACCAAGCTTGCGGCCGACGGCAGCGACCTGGTCTATTCCACCTATCTCGGGGGGAGCGGGGCGGATTACGGCTTTGACCTGGCGGTGACCGGCGAGGGAAGCGCCGCCGTCACCGGACAGACGTACTCGACGGATTTCCCGACTGTGAGCGCCTGGCAGACCGACCCGGATGTGCCGGACGGCGCCAGCGCGGACGCGGTGATCGCAAAACTCGCGCCGGCCGGCAACAGCCTGACGTTCAGCACGTACGCCGGCGGAACCAACGCGGAGTATGCCTGGGGGATCGCACTCGGCGCCGACGGTGCGGCCTATGTCACCGGATACACGCTCTCGGACGACCTGCCCACGATCAACGCCATCCAGACGTTCCAGGGCGGAGCGGACGCGTTCGTGGTGAAGATTCCGTCGGCCGGCGGCCCCGCTCTCTACAGCACATACCTCGGCGGCGAAGGCGAGGACTGGGGCCGCGGGATTGCGGCCGACGCTGCCGGGGCGGCCTACGTGACCGGACACACGCGGTCGACGGCGTTTCCGACGCAAAGCCCGTTCCAGGGCGACCAGCCGGGGCACGATGCGTTCGCCGTGAAGATCGCGGCGGCCGGCGGGAGCCTGGTGTACGCGACCTACCTCGGGGGGAGCGCTTACGACGCGGGGATGGGGATTGCGGTGGACGGGGCGGGGTTCGCCTCCATTACCGGCCGGACCTATTCGAACAATTTCCCGACGCAGAACGCCTACCAGGCCAATCAGGACACGCTCGATGCATTTGTAGTGAAGCTGACGGCGGGCGGGAACGGCCTCGTGTACGGAACCTACCTGGGCGGAAACGGACTCGACGAGGGATGGGACATCGCGCTGGGGAGCGACGGCGGGGCATACATCACCGGGAACACCTACTCGACCAATTTCCCGCAGAGCTATGCGTACCAGGGAGACCAGGGAACGGCGGACGCCTTTGTCACCCGGCTGTCCCCCAACGGGCGGAGCGCGCTCTGGAGCACCTACCTGGGCGGCCAGATGATCGACCTGGGGACGGACATCGCGCGCGACAGCGGCGGCGGAGTCTATGTCGCGGGATACACCTACTCCGACGACTTCCCGACCGAGAGCGCATACCAGGCGGCGCGGACAGGCATCGACCTGTTCGTCGCCAAGTTCGATGCAGCGTGCTGCACAGGGATTCGCGGGAACGCCGAGGGCGACAGCAACGACAACATCACGGTGGCCGACATCACTTTCCTGATCGCGGCGGTGTTCCGGGGCGGGCCGCTGCCGGAGTGTTTCGAGGAGGGGGATGTGAGCGGCGACGGCGAGTTGAAAGTGGGGGACATCACCTACTTGATCGCCTATGTTTTTCGCGGCGGGCCGGCGCCGGCAGCCTGTCCGTGA
- the meaB gene encoding methylmalonyl Co-A mutase-associated GTPase MeaB: protein MTVLERFRNGDVRALSRLVSFVEDQENGYRDLLGRLYASVGKSLRIGVTGPPGAGKSTLVNGLTHELLRENRRVGIIAVDPTSPFTGGALLGDRVRMNEFPADGRVYFRSMATRGATGGLAAATNNVAVVYDSFGFDVTLIETVGVGQVELDIINACDVVVVVMVPESGDAVQAMKAGVMEIADVFCVNKSDRPGAERIAHELRYALETRRQTEDAWKVPIVLTEGLSRKGVDQLLERINAFVAFMKARGRFEQHRRSQIADQIINVLRYRFQREFIDKIQSAEEFRNDLDRIFRGETDPYTVGDRLYRKYCDTH from the coding sequence ATGACCGTACTCGAACGCTTCCGCAACGGCGACGTCCGCGCCCTCTCGCGCCTCGTCTCCTTCGTCGAGGATCAGGAGAACGGCTACCGCGATCTGCTTGGGCGGCTCTACGCGAGCGTCGGCAAATCCCTCCGCATCGGCGTCACCGGCCCGCCCGGCGCCGGCAAGTCGACCCTCGTCAACGGCCTCACCCACGAACTGCTCAGGGAGAACCGCCGCGTCGGCATCATCGCCGTCGACCCGACCTCCCCTTTCACCGGCGGCGCCCTCCTCGGCGACCGCGTCCGCATGAACGAGTTTCCGGCCGACGGCCGGGTGTATTTTCGCTCGATGGCGACGCGCGGCGCCACCGGCGGCCTCGCCGCCGCCACCAATAACGTCGCCGTCGTCTACGACAGCTTCGGCTTCGACGTCACCCTCATCGAGACCGTCGGCGTCGGCCAGGTCGAACTCGACATCATCAACGCCTGCGACGTGGTGGTGGTGGTCATGGTGCCCGAGTCGGGCGACGCGGTCCAGGCGATGAAGGCGGGTGTGATGGAGATCGCCGACGTCTTCTGCGTCAACAAGTCCGACCGCCCGGGCGCCGAGCGCATCGCTCACGAGCTCCGCTACGCCCTCGAGACGCGCCGCCAGACCGAGGACGCCTGGAAAGTCCCGATCGTGCTCACCGAAGGGCTCAGCCGCAAGGGGGTGGACCAACTGCTCGAACGCATCAACGCTTTCGTCGCTTTCATGAAAGCCCGCGGCCGGTTCGAGCAGCACCGGCGCAGCCAGATCGCCGACCAGATCATCAACGTCCTCCGCTACCGTTTCCAGCGCGAGTTCATCGACAAGATCCAGTCGGCCGAGGAATTCCGCAACGACCTCGATCGCATTTTCCGCGGCGAAACCGACCCCTACACGGTGGGCGACCGCCTGTACCGGAAATACTGCGATACGCACTGA
- the recJ gene encoding single-stranded-DNA-specific exonuclease RecJ, translating into MNVAHRSKPLKWVVAVEPDPALVEHLAAATGISKNIVKILVNREIRTPEAIDRFLNPKLSDLEDPFTLKGMTEGIERVTRALFQNEKITIYGDYDVDGITATALLYMVLNKLGAQVDFYLPNRLTEGYGLSREGIDESKNNGVSLIITVDTGITAVEEIKYANSIGIDVLVTDHHEPGGDLPAAYTIINPKQIACDYKSELSGVGVAFKFCQALYRALNQDETELWEHLDLVALGTSADIVPLVNENRILTKFGINQISRTTKPGLKSLTFVAGLMGKDISTGQVVFILAPRINALGRLGDAGKAIRLLATRDERAAAEIARKLDSENKRRKEIDETTLEEALAQMDDVCDLEADRAIVLAQNDWHQGVIGIVASRLVERFHLPTVMISIVNGEGKGSARSIPGFHLCEALKECEHLLIRYGGHKYAAGLSIAPDKVEEFRRLFVEVSNRILSEEDITPKMHIDLEIELSDIDDHFMNAIEAFAPFGPQNMRPVFLTRNCEVVGQPYVVGNNHLKMRLRKGDTQFDVIGFGFGDMARMISARGCLVDAVYVVEYNTYNGVTRKQIRLKDLRLTAGTGPVPL; encoded by the coding sequence ATGAATGTGGCCCACCGGTCCAAGCCGCTCAAATGGGTCGTCGCCGTGGAACCCGATCCCGCGCTGGTCGAGCACCTCGCCGCGGCCACCGGCATTTCCAAAAATATCGTCAAGATCCTCGTCAACCGTGAAATCCGCACCCCCGAGGCCATCGACCGCTTCCTCAACCCGAAGCTCTCCGACCTCGAGGATCCGTTTACCCTCAAGGGCATGACCGAGGGGATCGAACGGGTCACCCGCGCCCTCTTCCAGAACGAGAAGATCACCATTTACGGGGACTATGACGTCGACGGCATCACGGCCACCGCCCTGCTGTACATGGTCCTCAACAAACTCGGCGCCCAGGTTGACTTCTACCTCCCCAACCGCCTGACCGAGGGGTACGGCCTCTCGCGCGAGGGGATCGACGAATCCAAGAACAACGGCGTCAGCCTCATCATCACCGTGGACACCGGCATCACCGCCGTCGAGGAGATCAAATACGCCAACTCCATTGGTATCGACGTTCTCGTCACCGACCACCACGAACCGGGCGGCGACCTGCCCGCGGCCTACACCATCATCAACCCCAAGCAGATCGCCTGCGACTACAAGAGCGAGCTCTCCGGCGTCGGCGTCGCCTTCAAATTCTGCCAGGCCCTCTACCGCGCCCTCAACCAGGATGAAACCGAACTCTGGGAGCACCTCGACCTCGTCGCCCTCGGCACCTCCGCCGACATTGTCCCGCTCGTCAACGAGAACCGCATCCTCACCAAGTTCGGCATCAACCAGATCTCCCGCACCACCAAACCCGGACTGAAATCCCTCACCTTCGTGGCCGGCCTCATGGGCAAAGACATCAGCACCGGCCAGGTCGTCTTCATCCTGGCTCCGCGGATCAACGCCCTCGGCCGCCTGGGGGATGCGGGCAAGGCGATCCGCCTGCTGGCGACGCGCGACGAGCGCGCCGCGGCCGAAATCGCCCGCAAACTCGACAGCGAAAATAAGCGCCGCAAAGAAATCGACGAAACCACCCTCGAGGAGGCCCTCGCCCAGATGGACGACGTATGCGACCTCGAGGCCGACCGCGCCATCGTCCTCGCCCAGAACGACTGGCACCAGGGCGTCATCGGCATCGTCGCCTCCCGTCTCGTCGAGCGCTTCCACCTCCCCACGGTCATGATCTCCATCGTCAACGGCGAGGGCAAAGGCTCCGCCCGCTCCATCCCCGGCTTCCACCTCTGCGAGGCCCTCAAGGAGTGCGAGCACCTCCTCATCCGCTACGGCGGCCACAAGTACGCCGCCGGCCTGTCCATTGCCCCCGACAAAGTCGAGGAGTTCCGACGGCTCTTCGTCGAGGTCTCCAACCGGATCCTCTCCGAGGAAGACATCACGCCCAAGATGCACATCGACCTCGAAATCGAGCTGTCCGACATCGACGACCACTTCATGAACGCCATCGAGGCCTTCGCCCCCTTCGGTCCCCAGAACATGCGCCCGGTGTTTCTCACCCGCAACTGCGAGGTGGTCGGCCAGCCCTACGTGGTCGGCAACAACCACTTGAAAATGCGCCTCCGGAAGGGCGACACCCAGTTCGACGTCATCGGTTTCGGCTTCGGCGACATGGCCCGCATGATCTCGGCGCGCGGCTGTCTCGTCGACGCCGTCTACGTCGTCGAGTACAACACCTACAACGGCGTCACGCGCAAGCAGATTCGCCTGAAAGACCTGCGCCTGACCGCCGGCACCGGGCCGGTGCCGCTGTGA
- the guaB gene encoding IMP dehydrogenase gives MVKISADYALTFDDVLLVPAHSTVLPKDTDVSTVIGPDLRLNIPLVSAAMDTVTESALAIALARQGGLGIIHKNMSPEEQAGEVDKVKRSESGMIVDPITLPPDRTIGDALEVMSRFRISGIPITEPGGRLVGILTNRDLRFQKNTQQPIGEVMTRENLVTAPEGTDLETARDILHHHRIEKLLIVDDRYMLKGMITVKDIMKKILYPNACKDARGRLRVGAAVGVADLEARADALVAAGVDVLCVDSSHGHSQGVLDAVRQLKARHPNIPLIAGNVATGEGTDALIDAGADCVKVGIGPGSICTTRVVTGAGVPQVTAILNAVAAADRRAIPVIADGGIRYSGDIAKALACGARAVMIGSLFAGTEESPGETVLYEGRSFKVYRGMGSVGAMKRGSSDRYFQEHAEEASKFVPEGIEGRVPYKGALADTVYQLIGGVRAGLGICGAASLEQLRARAAMVRITSAGVIESHPHSVPITKEAPNYRRIY, from the coding sequence ATGGTGAAAATATCCGCTGACTACGCCCTGACTTTCGACGACGTCCTGCTGGTCCCGGCCCACTCGACCGTCCTGCCCAAAGACACCGACGTCTCCACCGTCATCGGCCCCGACCTCCGCCTCAACATCCCGCTCGTCTCGGCCGCCATGGACACGGTCACCGAGTCCGCCCTCGCCATCGCCCTGGCCCGCCAGGGGGGCCTCGGCATCATCCACAAGAACATGTCCCCCGAGGAACAGGCCGGCGAGGTCGACAAAGTCAAGCGCTCCGAGTCCGGCATGATCGTCGACCCCATCACCCTCCCGCCCGACCGGACCATCGGCGACGCTCTTGAAGTCATGTCCCGCTTCCGCATCTCCGGCATCCCCATCACCGAGCCGGGGGGGAGGCTGGTCGGCATCCTCACCAACCGCGACCTCCGCTTCCAGAAGAATACCCAGCAGCCGATCGGCGAGGTGATGACCCGGGAGAACCTCGTCACCGCCCCCGAGGGAACGGACCTCGAAACCGCCCGGGACATCCTCCACCACCACCGCATCGAGAAACTCCTGATTGTCGATGACCGCTACATGCTCAAGGGCATGATCACGGTGAAAGACATCATGAAGAAGATTCTGTACCCGAACGCCTGCAAGGACGCCCGCGGGCGCCTCCGGGTCGGCGCCGCCGTCGGCGTGGCCGACCTGGAAGCGCGGGCCGACGCCCTGGTGGCCGCCGGGGTCGACGTCCTCTGTGTCGATTCCTCCCACGGCCACAGCCAGGGAGTGCTCGATGCGGTGAGGCAGCTCAAGGCGCGGCACCCGAACATCCCGCTCATCGCCGGCAACGTGGCCACCGGCGAGGGCACGGACGCTCTCATCGACGCCGGCGCCGACTGCGTGAAAGTCGGCATCGGCCCCGGCAGTATCTGCACCACCCGCGTCGTCACCGGCGCCGGCGTCCCCCAGGTCACCGCGATTCTCAACGCGGTGGCCGCGGCCGACCGCCGCGCCATCCCGGTGATCGCCGACGGCGGTATCCGGTACAGCGGCGATATCGCCAAGGCTCTCGCCTGCGGCGCCCGCGCCGTCATGATCGGCTCCCTCTTCGCCGGCACCGAGGAATCCCCCGGCGAAACCGTCCTCTACGAGGGGCGCTCGTTCAAGGTGTACCGCGGCATGGGATCGGTCGGCGCCATGAAACGCGGCAGCAGCGACCGGTACTTCCAGGAACACGCCGAGGAAGCCTCCAAATTTGTTCCCGAAGGGATCGAGGGCCGGGTGCCCTACAAGGGTGCCCTGGCCGATACCGTCTACCAGCTCATCGGGGGCGTCCGCGCCGGACTCGGCATCTGCGGCGCCGCCAGCCTGGAGCAACTGCGGGCCAGAGCCGCCATGGTGCGGATCACCTCGGCCGGCGTCATCGAGTCGCACCCGCACTCGGTGCCGATCACCAAGGAGGCCCCCAACTACCGGCGGATCTACTGA
- the rlmN gene encoding 23S rRNA (adenine(2503)-C(2))-methyltransferase RlmN: MPKVNLLGYTKPQLEALMTSLGQKPYKGRQMFNWLYKVRQHDFQLMTDLSKEVRARLDEHYTFRLMQPELESVSEDGTRKFLFRLEDGHPIETVFIPDDGRATVCISVQAGCALACRFCATGTLGLLRDLTPGEIVGQLMFLRERFGGEAFTNIVMMGMGEPLNNFAAVVDAIRIMTDPSGLCHAARRITVSTSGVSPKIRKLADLGLKTRLAVSLHAAIQEKRVQLMPVAETFKLDKLMEAVRYYALAARDRVTFEYILFKGFNDTPEDVKALTRLVHGIPCKINLLAYNPVPGLPFARPTDEEVDAFARLLYPRVPAVTVRKSRGRDIDAACGQLAARAAARRTDHA; this comes from the coding sequence ATGCCAAAAGTCAACCTTCTCGGATACACGAAACCGCAGCTCGAAGCTCTCATGACGTCCCTCGGCCAGAAACCGTACAAGGGGCGCCAGATGTTCAACTGGCTGTATAAAGTCCGCCAGCACGATTTCCAGCTCATGACCGACCTCTCCAAGGAGGTGCGCGCCCGCCTCGACGAGCACTACACGTTCCGCCTCATGCAGCCCGAGCTCGAATCGGTTTCCGAGGACGGCACGCGCAAATTCCTGTTCCGGCTGGAGGACGGGCATCCGATCGAGACGGTTTTCATTCCCGATGACGGCCGGGCCACGGTCTGCATTTCTGTCCAGGCCGGCTGCGCGCTGGCCTGCCGGTTCTGCGCCACCGGCACGCTCGGCCTGCTGCGCGACCTCACTCCCGGCGAGATTGTCGGCCAGCTCATGTTTCTCCGCGAGCGGTTCGGCGGCGAGGCGTTCACGAACATTGTCATGATGGGCATGGGGGAGCCGCTCAACAATTTCGCCGCGGTGGTCGACGCGATCCGCATCATGACCGACCCGAGCGGTCTCTGCCACGCCGCCCGGCGCATCACCGTCTCGACCTCGGGGGTCTCGCCGAAAATCCGCAAACTGGCCGACCTCGGACTCAAGACCCGCCTCGCGGTCTCTCTCCACGCCGCCATTCAGGAGAAGCGCGTGCAGTTGATGCCCGTGGCTGAGACGTTCAAACTCGACAAGCTCATGGAGGCGGTGCGCTACTACGCCCTGGCCGCCCGGGACCGCGTCACTTTCGAATACATCCTCTTCAAGGGCTTCAACGACACGCCGGAGGACGTCAAAGCCCTCACCCGGCTGGTCCACGGCATTCCCTGCAAGATCAACCTGCTCGCCTACAACCCGGTTCCCGGCCTGCCCTTTGCGCGGCCCACGGATGAGGAGGTCGACGCTTTCGCCCGCCTGCTCTATCCGCGGGTGCCCGCCGTCACCGTCCGCAAGAGCCGGGGGAGAGATATCGACGCCGCGTGCGGGCAGTTGGCTGCCCGCGCCGCCGCAAGGAGAACTGATCATGCGTAA
- a CDS encoding 5'-methylthioadenosine/S-adenosylhomocysteine nucleosidase, with protein MKRHFNSPCCAAFFVALILCVFAPLASSSAPAANLSDCAAPPERPTLLLYAFEAEGALLESRMAVDSAAAHLGRRVVYGRLSDRPVVLAESGVGMTNAAMTAQALLDRCRPARVLFSGIAGGIDSSVHIGDIVVCSAWVAHEYGYWGAEGFAPDPVEVYLPVLDTAVSLNALSVDVDLFRTAGRLAGDTFAFDSIGGRQPRVRVGGVGASGNSFVDNVEKRLWLSATFSAQVVDMESAAVVQVCTANGVPCLVFRSASDLAGGSGSSTARTEIGEFFRVAAANSAQVVLRFLEHL; from the coding sequence ATGAAGCGTCATTTCAACTCACCATGCTGTGCGGCGTTTTTCGTTGCGCTCATTCTCTGTGTTTTCGCTCCCCTTGCATCTTCTTCTGCTCCCGCAGCGAATCTATCCGATTGCGCCGCCCCGCCCGAGCGCCCCACCCTGCTGCTATATGCGTTCGAGGCCGAGGGAGCCCTTCTGGAGAGCCGCATGGCGGTCGACAGCGCCGCCGCCCACCTCGGGCGGCGGGTCGTCTATGGCCGGCTGTCGGATCGGCCGGTGGTGCTCGCGGAGTCGGGGGTCGGGATGACCAACGCGGCGATGACCGCACAGGCGCTCCTCGACCGCTGCCGCCCCGCGCGCGTCCTCTTCTCCGGCATCGCCGGGGGGATCGATTCGAGCGTCCACATCGGCGACATCGTCGTCTGCTCGGCCTGGGTCGCTCACGAGTACGGGTACTGGGGCGCCGAGGGGTTTGCGCCCGACCCGGTCGAAGTGTACCTGCCCGTGCTCGATACTGCCGTGTCCCTGAATGCGCTCTCTGTCGACGTGGACCTCTTCAGGACGGCCGGGCGGTTGGCCGGCGATACGTTCGCGTTTGATTCGATCGGGGGGCGTCAGCCGCGCGTGCGCGTCGGCGGGGTCGGCGCGAGCGGCAATTCGTTTGTCGACAACGTGGAAAAACGCCTCTGGTTGTCCGCGACTTTCAGCGCGCAGGTGGTTGACATGGAGTCGGCCGCGGTGGTGCAGGTGTGCACGGCCAACGGCGTCCCGTGCCTGGTCTTCCGGTCGGCCTCGGACCTGGCCGGCGGGTCGGGTTCGTCGACCGCCCGCACCGAGATCGGCGAATTCTTCCGGGTGGCCGCCGCCAACAGCGCGCAGGTGGTGCTGAGGTTTCTGGAGCACCTGTGA
- the trmB gene encoding tRNA (guanosine(46)-N7)-methyltransferase TrmB — protein sequence MKEFPWAWEERKEILVYPEGSAVGEGDILEIGPGRGDLLLSLAEALPEKQFVAVEIGKKRYYKLIPRIQKRSLANIQLICSDARIVLPRFYGRPAFEKIYVLFPDPWPKARHEFRRLLHKSFVELLAAVLRPDGDLFMATDVDWYAQWAVENAAAVAGLRSLGRPFVAAEALFSYAPTFFEQKWRAEGRPIYYMHYRRC from the coding sequence ATGAAAGAGTTTCCCTGGGCCTGGGAGGAGCGGAAAGAGATCCTGGTGTATCCGGAGGGGAGTGCGGTCGGAGAGGGGGATATCCTCGAGATCGGCCCCGGGCGGGGCGACCTGCTGTTGTCGCTGGCCGAGGCGCTTCCGGAAAAACAGTTCGTGGCCGTCGAAATCGGCAAGAAGCGCTACTACAAGCTTATCCCGCGCATTCAGAAGCGCAGCCTGGCCAACATCCAGCTCATCTGTTCCGACGCCCGCATCGTGTTGCCCCGCTTCTACGGCCGCCCGGCTTTCGAGAAAATCTATGTGCTGTTCCCCGACCCGTGGCCGAAAGCCCGCCACGAATTCCGGCGCCTCCTGCACAAATCCTTTGTCGAACTGCTGGCGGCCGTGCTCCGGCCGGACGGCGACCTGTTCATGGCGACCGACGTCGACTGGTATGCCCAGTGGGCGGTCGAGAACGCCGCCGCCGTCGCCGGGCTGCGCAGCCTCGGCCGCCCCTTTGTCGCGGCGGAGGCCCTGTTCAGTTACGCGCCGACGTTCTTCGAGCAGAAGTGGCGGGCCGAGGGCCGGCCGATTTACTACATGCATTACCGCCGCTGCTGA
- a CDS encoding TIGR01777 family oxidoreductase: MKVAVAGASGLIGSAVVPHLQSRGHLVYRLVRRPVRDAAAEIEWHPETGAVEPVALAGFDVIINLAGENIGEGRWSEERKRRIRDSRVETTRLLAGLCAALDPQPKAFLSASATGYYGDTGERAVDESAQAGDTFLADVCRQWEEAAQPAAEAGIRVVNFRLGVVLSRQGGMLHKILPLFRLGLGGRLGDGRQYLPWVTLEDVARAFEYFITNEPIRGPVNVVAPQPVTNAEFTQALGAALQRPTLFRVPAGVIRAVFGQMGRETILSGCRAVPARLSTQGFRFKHADLVDTLRAELDRPG, encoded by the coding sequence ATGAAAGTTGCTGTCGCCGGAGCCTCCGGCCTCATCGGTTCGGCGGTCGTGCCGCATCTGCAGTCGCGCGGTCACCTGGTCTATCGCCTCGTGCGCCGTCCCGTGCGCGATGCGGCGGCCGAAATCGAATGGCACCCGGAGACCGGCGCGGTCGAGCCGGTCGCCCTGGCCGGGTTCGACGTCATCATCAACCTCGCCGGCGAGAATATCGGCGAGGGGCGCTGGTCGGAGGAACGGAAACGCCGTATCCGCGACAGCCGCGTGGAGACCACCCGCCTCCTGGCCGGGCTCTGCGCCGCACTCGATCCCCAACCGAAAGCCTTTCTCTCCGCCTCGGCCACCGGCTACTACGGCGACACCGGCGAGCGCGCGGTTGATGAGTCCGCGCAGGCCGGCGATACCTTTCTCGCCGACGTCTGCCGGCAGTGGGAAGAGGCCGCGCAGCCGGCCGCCGAGGCCGGCATCCGGGTGGTCAATTTCCGCCTCGGGGTCGTGCTCAGCCGACAGGGGGGAATGCTCCACAAAATCCTCCCGCTCTTTCGTCTCGGGCTGGGCGGGCGGCTCGGTGACGGCCGCCAGTACCTGCCCTGGGTGACGCTGGAGGATGTCGCCCGCGCTTTCGAGTATTTCATCACCAACGAACCGATCCGCGGTCCGGTCAATGTCGTGGCGCCTCAGCCGGTCACCAACGCCGAGTTTACCCAGGCGCTCGGCGCGGCCCTGCAGCGGCCCACCCTGTTCCGCGTGCCCGCCGGCGTGATCCGCGCCGTCTTCGGCCAGATGGGCCGCGAGACCATCCTCTCCGGCTGCCGGGCGGTCCCGGCGCGCCTGAGCACCCAGGGATTCCGATTCAAACACGCCGACCTGGTCGACACCCTCCGGGCCGAACTCGACCGCCCCGGTTGA
- a CDS encoding LapA family protein: MSHPNAGNPPARTAKRIAIGAGALLALILIVQNTAVVTFRFLVWQMSISQVLLIPLVLALGFAIGMLAYPLLFRRRTKG, encoded by the coding sequence ATGTCGCACCCGAACGCCGGAAATCCCCCGGCGCGCACCGCCAAACGGATCGCCATCGGCGCCGGCGCGTTGCTCGCCCTCATTCTGATCGTCCAGAACACCGCTGTCGTCACCTTCCGCTTCCTCGTCTGGCAAATGAGCATCTCCCAGGTGCTCCTGATTCCGCTGGTGCTCGCGCTCGGATTTGCGATCGGAATGCTGGCCTACCCTCTCCTGTTCCGGCGCCGCACCAAGGGTTAG